From Candidatus Manganitrophus morganii, the proteins below share one genomic window:
- a CDS encoding sigma-54 dependent transcriptional regulator, with protein MIRMLIAEDKEAMRRSLVRLFSEKGHEVIEAGSGAEALERFNETEVDLVITDLQMGEVGGLQVLCEVKKRSPQTPVLLVTAFGTVETAVEAMRQGAFDYILKPFSLTEIEARVEKALEQRRLLTENRYLKEILNHTVGRMVGRSERMQQVYRLIEKVAPYPSPVLVLGETGTGKELVARETHRMSAHHAGPFIAVNCGAIPENLLESELFGYEKGAFTGATAQKKGWLELAEGGTLFLDEIGELPLSLQVKLLRFLQEREIQRVGGTKTIRVDVRLIAATNRDLKDEIQAHRFREDLYYRIRVIEIHLPPLKERHGDIPELTAYFLQKFSRELHKKLEIAPEALDLLSLYPWPGNVRELENVIERAAVLSEGEVIRAGDLPPELQLVSTPTESNGEGAELGLTERLEMLERDIIKKTLEETAGNQTQAARMLRLHRSSLQYKMRKYGLLD; from the coding sequence ATGATTCGGATGTTGATTGCGGAAGACAAAGAGGCGATGCGGCGGTCGTTGGTCCGTCTTTTCTCTGAAAAAGGACATGAAGTCATCGAAGCGGGGAGCGGCGCGGAGGCGCTGGAGCGCTTCAACGAGACGGAGGTTGATCTGGTGATTACCGATCTTCAGATGGGGGAGGTCGGCGGACTCCAGGTCCTGTGCGAGGTCAAAAAACGGTCGCCCCAGACCCCGGTGTTGCTGGTCACGGCGTTCGGAACGGTGGAGACCGCGGTGGAAGCGATGCGCCAAGGGGCGTTCGACTACATCCTCAAGCCATTTTCACTGACGGAAATCGAAGCACGGGTGGAGAAGGCGCTGGAACAACGAAGACTGCTGACGGAGAACCGGTACCTGAAAGAAATACTCAATCACACCGTCGGACGGATGGTCGGCCGCTCGGAGCGGATGCAGCAAGTCTATCGGCTCATTGAAAAGGTCGCTCCCTACCCCTCCCCTGTGTTGGTCCTCGGAGAGACCGGAACAGGAAAAGAGCTGGTCGCCAGAGAGACGCACCGGATGAGCGCACATCATGCCGGCCCGTTCATCGCGGTTAATTGCGGGGCGATCCCCGAGAATCTCCTGGAAAGCGAGCTCTTCGGATATGAGAAGGGGGCGTTTACGGGAGCCACGGCCCAGAAGAAAGGGTGGCTGGAGTTGGCCGAGGGGGGGACCTTATTTCTCGACGAGATCGGCGAGCTTCCCCTCTCCCTTCAGGTCAAGCTCCTGCGGTTTTTACAGGAGCGGGAAATTCAGCGGGTGGGGGGAACAAAAACCATCCGGGTCGATGTGCGTTTGATCGCCGCGACGAACCGCGATTTAAAAGATGAAATTCAAGCGCACCGCTTCCGGGAAGACCTTTATTATCGAATCAGGGTGATTGAAATCCATCTCCCCCCGTTGAAAGAACGGCACGGAGATATACCGGAACTGACGGCTTACTTCTTGCAAAAGTTTAGTCGTGAGCTTCATAAGAAGCTCGAAATCGCCCCGGAAGCCCTCGATCTGCTGTCCCTCTATCCATGGCCCGGGAACGTGCGGGAGCTGGAGAACGTCATCGAACGGGCCGCCGTTCTTTCGGAGGGGGAGGTCATTCGAGCAGGCGATCTTCCCCCGGAACTCCAGCTGGTTTCAACGCCGACGGAATCGAACGGGGAGGGGGCCGAATTGGGCCTGACCGAGCGCTTGGAGATGCTAGAGCGTGACATCATCAAGAAGACACTGGAGGAGACGGCGGGAAATCAGACACAGGCGGCCAGGATGCTCCGCCTGCACCGCAGCTCGCTCCAGTACAAGATGCGCAAGTATGGGCTGTTGGATTAG
- a CDS encoding sigma-54 dependent transcriptional regulator has protein sequence MSYATLIIEDETTLAKNMKTYLERYGYEVRIAQSAEEGFQQLDSFKPDVILLDLQLPGMSGLDALARIKERDAQVKIVIITAHGNIETAVDAMKAGAYDFMNKPLVLAKLKVLLDKAVGQSKLEGTLSYYREKEAGESALSALIGESPPMRSLKHQIEQIIDSERKLTEGDPPAVLITGETGTGKELAARALHYNGPRKNGPFIEINCASIPTQLLEAELFGYERGAFTDAKEKKIGLFQAAEGGTLFLDEIGEIEISLQAKLLKALEDKVIRRIGNIREQKVDVRIVTATNQSLEEAVRQGRFRSDLFFRLRIINLELPPLRSRGNDILLLADHFLKIQSRRYGKQGMRFSSEAEKVLLNYSWPGNVRELRNMIEQTVLLSRDSVIAPEQLSLLTGFIKMNQVDRQKENMDRFSLPLQGISLEKVERDFVLQALEQTSWNVTQAAKLLGLTRDTLRYRMDKYKLEPSSS, from the coding sequence ATGTCGTACGCTACGCTCATCATTGAAGATGAAACGACGCTGGCAAAAAACATGAAGACGTATCTGGAACGCTATGGATACGAGGTCCGAATCGCCCAGAGCGCCGAGGAAGGATTCCAGCAGCTCGATTCGTTTAAGCCGGACGTCATCTTACTCGATCTACAGCTGCCGGGAATGAGCGGCCTTGACGCCCTCGCTCGGATAAAGGAGCGTGACGCGCAGGTGAAGATCGTCATCATCACTGCACATGGGAACATTGAAACGGCAGTCGACGCGATGAAGGCCGGCGCTTATGACTTTATGAATAAACCGCTGGTCCTCGCAAAACTGAAGGTCCTCCTCGACAAAGCGGTCGGCCAGTCCAAGCTGGAAGGGACCCTCTCTTATTACAGAGAAAAAGAAGCGGGTGAAAGCGCCCTTTCCGCCCTGATTGGAGAGTCGCCCCCCATGCGCTCCTTGAAACATCAGATCGAGCAAATCATCGATTCGGAGCGGAAGCTGACGGAAGGAGATCCGCCGGCGGTTCTGATCACCGGTGAGACCGGCACGGGAAAAGAGCTGGCGGCCCGGGCGCTTCATTATAACGGTCCGCGAAAAAACGGCCCTTTCATCGAAATTAATTGCGCCTCGATCCCGACTCAGCTTCTGGAGGCCGAGCTCTTCGGTTATGAGCGAGGCGCCTTCACCGACGCGAAAGAGAAGAAGATCGGCCTTTTCCAGGCGGCGGAAGGAGGAACCCTCTTTTTAGATGAGATCGGGGAAATTGAAATTTCCCTTCAAGCCAAATTGCTCAAAGCGCTTGAAGACAAAGTGATCCGCCGCATCGGGAATATTCGAGAACAGAAGGTCGACGTCCGCATCGTCACCGCGACAAATCAATCACTGGAAGAAGCCGTCCGCCAAGGACGATTCCGCTCCGACCTTTTTTTTCGCCTTCGGATTATCAACCTGGAGCTTCCTCCCCTCCGCAGCCGCGGAAATGACATCCTGCTTCTTGCGGATCATTTTTTAAAGATTCAATCGCGGCGCTATGGGAAACAAGGAATGCGCTTTAGCTCCGAAGCGGAAAAAGTGCTTCTCAATTATTCCTGGCCCGGCAACGTCAGAGAACTTCGGAACATGATTGAACAGACTGTCCTCCTCTCCCGTGACAGCGTGATCGCACCGGAGCAGCTCTCGCTCCTTACCGGTTTTATCAAAATGAATCAGGTCGACCGGCAAAAGGAGAATATGGACCGTTTCTCCCTTCCTCTCCAGGGCATTTCGTTGGAAAAGGTGGAGCGCGACTTTGTCCTTCAGGCTCTTGAGCAGACCTCCTGGAATGTCACACAGGCAGCGAAGCTCCTGGGACTGACCCGCGATACGCTCCGATACCGGATGGATAAGTATAAACTCGAGCCCTCTTCTTCTTAA
- a CDS encoding calcium/sodium antiporter encodes MNDYIILIMGVVCAGFGGDLFVRGSVGLARWMRVSPGIVGATVAAFATSSPELSVSINAALAGTPQIALGDALGSNVVNIALILGLALMYAGIQGSRDSLKRDFPVALSVPVITGTLLLDGTLSRTEGVLLLSIFLAWLTAAAIEARKQRNAAAAILGERQGWLAALSCTAGLGFLIAAGSLIVAGAKGIAYSFGIDEFIIGATVVAVGTSVPELATTIVAKIRGHDEVSLGTVLGSNIFNGLFIIAVAAVIHPITVKVIEVAVALLFGLAAVLLIFPTRSGFIEQRRGLLLLTLYIVYLITLFQLYVR; translated from the coding sequence ATGAATGACTACATCATCTTGATCATGGGTGTCGTGTGTGCCGGATTCGGGGGGGATCTCTTCGTAAGAGGTTCTGTCGGCCTTGCTCGCTGGATGCGGGTTTCTCCGGGGATTGTAGGTGCAACCGTTGCGGCATTCGCGACATCCAGTCCGGAGCTGTCTGTTTCCATCAATGCCGCGCTGGCTGGAACGCCGCAAATCGCCCTCGGAGATGCGCTGGGCAGTAATGTTGTAAACATTGCGCTCATCCTCGGTCTGGCCTTAATGTATGCGGGAATCCAAGGATCTCGTGACAGTCTAAAACGTGATTTTCCGGTGGCGCTGTCGGTTCCAGTGATTACGGGTACCCTGCTTCTCGATGGTACTCTGTCCCGGACGGAGGGTGTGCTATTGTTGAGTATCTTTCTTGCCTGGCTGACGGCTGCCGCCATTGAGGCTCGTAAACAGCGAAATGCGGCTGCGGCCATTCTCGGAGAGCGTCAGGGGTGGTTGGCCGCACTCTCATGCACGGCGGGTCTTGGTTTTCTGATTGCCGCAGGAAGTCTCATTGTCGCGGGGGCGAAAGGCATCGCCTACTCTTTTGGGATCGATGAATTTATTATCGGTGCAACGGTTGTTGCCGTCGGGACGTCCGTGCCGGAGCTTGCAACTACCATCGTTGCGAAGATTCGAGGTCACGATGAGGTGAGTCTGGGGACGGTTCTTGGCAGCAATATCTTTAATGGTCTTTTCATTATTGCCGTGGCAGCCGTCATCCATCCTATCACTGTCAAGGTGATCGAGGTGGCAGTCGCGTTGCTGTTTGGACTTGCGGCCGTTTTGCTCATCTTTCCTACGCGGAGCGGTTTTATCGAACAAAGACGGGGGCTATTGCTTTTGACTCTTTACATTGTCTATCTCATCACTCTTTTTCAACTATATGTTCGTTAA
- a CDS encoding OsmC family protein, protein MKELQKESITIDWRSGVQLAGAVRGHRLIIDQPKEDGGDDQGITPVEMFITSLGACIGYFAVRFCQRHNLPTEGLAVAVSWDYAEQPHRIGAISTRVNLPKGFPAAMKDRLQKVVEGCTIHNSLTHPPQIEVLLQEG, encoded by the coding sequence ATGAAAGAGCTGCAAAAAGAATCGATAACGATCGATTGGCGTTCCGGCGTCCAACTCGCCGGAGCGGTCCGCGGCCACCGGCTGATCATCGATCAGCCGAAGGAGGACGGGGGCGACGATCAGGGAATCACGCCGGTTGAAATGTTCATCACCTCGCTCGGCGCCTGCATCGGCTACTTCGCCGTCCGCTTCTGCCAGCGCCACAACCTCCCGACGGAGGGGCTCGCGGTGGCGGTGTCGTGGGATTACGCCGAGCAGCCGCACCGGATCGGGGCGATCAGCACGCGGGTCAATCTGCCGAAGGGGTTTCCCGCGGCGATGAAAGACCGGCTTCAGAAGGTCGTGGAGGGGTGCACCATTCACAACTCGCTGACCCATCCGCCGCAGATCGAAGTTCTGCTTCAGGAAGGTTGA
- a CDS encoding diguanylate cyclase has product MKKHSKRERLLKEVDFIEESSVQAEQKGIEPIWRDENEGKILSSVVEQTADSVVITDPAGRIEYVNPAFEKQTGFSKQEAVGKTPRLVKSGKQDAAFYKQLWDTIRAGRVFRGVLINRRKDGSIYYEEKTITPLINAEGTIVHYVSTGKDITPRMRLEEERMRLVATLEETTDLVAITNADGEIVYLNKTGRTLLGLPSDGPLPVIKLSDVVPEWTRTLLIGEAIPSAIRHGSWSGETALIDPSGREVPVSQVILAHRTSGGEVEFLSTIARDISDRKMQTANLEYLATHDPLTNLPNRTLFLDRLNHTLLAAQREKGSFGLLIIDLDRFKEINDSLGHPVGDAVLQEVGVRLKRALRDSDTVARIGGDEFAVILPNVNREGGRAAIRKILTALEEPFVLDEGSLFVYASVGMVLFPEHGKEALILIRRADEAMYRAKQSGSGYEIDSSLQKK; this is encoded by the coding sequence ATGAAGAAACATTCAAAAAGAGAACGACTTCTCAAGGAGGTTGATTTCATCGAGGAATCTTCTGTTCAGGCTGAGCAAAAGGGGATCGAACCGATATGGCGAGATGAAAATGAGGGAAAGATTCTCTCGAGCGTCGTGGAGCAGACCGCCGATTCGGTTGTCATCACCGACCCTGCGGGCCGGATCGAATATGTCAACCCGGCCTTCGAAAAGCAGACCGGCTTCAGCAAACAGGAAGCGGTCGGAAAAACGCCGCGACTGGTCAAATCGGGAAAGCAGGACGCGGCGTTCTACAAGCAGCTCTGGGATACGATTCGAGCGGGGCGCGTGTTTCGAGGGGTGCTGATTAACCGGAGAAAAGACGGCTCGATTTATTACGAAGAGAAAACGATCACGCCGCTTATAAACGCGGAGGGGACCATTGTCCACTATGTTTCCACGGGAAAAGATATCACCCCGCGAATGCGCTTAGAGGAGGAGCGGATGCGGTTGGTCGCAACGCTGGAGGAGACCACCGATTTGGTCGCGATTACCAATGCGGATGGCGAGATCGTTTATCTAAACAAAACCGGTCGAACGCTGCTTGGGCTTCCGTCTGACGGACCCCTCCCCGTTATTAAATTGTCTGATGTCGTCCCGGAATGGACCCGAACGCTTCTTATCGGGGAAGCGATTCCCTCGGCCATTCGTCATGGATCGTGGAGCGGGGAGACGGCATTGATCGATCCCTCGGGGCGGGAGGTGCCTGTATCGCAAGTGATCCTCGCCCACCGAACGTCGGGGGGAGAGGTCGAGTTTCTCTCGACCATCGCCCGGGATATCAGCGATCGCAAAATGCAAACGGCCAATCTGGAATACCTTGCCACGCACGATCCGTTGACGAATCTTCCGAATCGGACCCTGTTCCTCGATCGGCTCAACCATACTCTCCTCGCCGCGCAAAGAGAAAAGGGATCCTTCGGCCTTTTGATCATCGATCTCGATCGATTCAAAGAGATCAATGATTCATTGGGCCATCCGGTCGGAGACGCCGTCCTGCAAGAGGTCGGAGTGCGCCTGAAGCGGGCGCTCCGAGACTCGGATACCGTCGCGCGGATTGGGGGAGATGAGTTTGCCGTGATATTGCCGAATGTAAACCGTGAAGGGGGACGCGCCGCGATCCGAAAAATTCTGACGGCACTTGAAGAGCCCTTTGTCCTGGATGAAGGTTCTCTTTTCGTTTATGCCAGTGTCGGGATGGTTCTCTTTCCCGAGCATGGCAAAGAGGCCCTGATCCTCATCCGCCGTGCAGACGAAGCGATGTATCGGGCGAAACAGTCCGGAAGCGGCTATGAAATCGATTCTTCCCTCCAAAAAAAGTGA
- a CDS encoding response regulator, with product MKNKILIVEDEPVLQKNIAISLRREGYEVMEASSGADAWRILDVSSIDFLILDVGLPDYNGLELLKEIREIHPRLSAIVMTARDAPEIQDRAIKWGAAAFLAKPIALHVLKAKIRSIEEKKHPQQPESKQ from the coding sequence TTGAAAAATAAAATCTTAATTGTCGAGGATGAACCGGTTCTGCAGAAAAACATCGCAATCAGCCTTCGCCGCGAAGGGTATGAAGTGATGGAAGCGAGTAGTGGAGCGGACGCCTGGCGAATATTAGATGTTTCTTCAATCGACTTTCTTATTTTGGATGTAGGCTTACCCGATTACAACGGCCTTGAGCTATTGAAAGAGATACGAGAAATCCACCCGCGACTTTCAGCAATTGTGATGACGGCGCGGGACGCTCCGGAGATACAAGACAGGGCAATCAAATGGGGCGCAGCGGCATTTCTAGCAAAGCCGATTGCGCTTCACGTATTAAAAGCCAAGATCCGGAGCATCGAAGAAAAAAAACATCCCCAACAACCGGAAAGCAAACAATGA
- a CDS encoding LysR substrate-binding domain-containing protein produces MENFGAGLIARVGEEAPGVRLCFVQKPDKESASLRDGTVDLETGVVGETTGPEVRAQALFRDRFIGVVRKGHPLSRGEITLSRYVTGRHICVSRRGLDRGPIDDALKPFGLQREIVTIVGGFSTALAIARASDLIATVPERHTGNLHAGMHRFPLPVSTPEITVSLLWHPRLDADPAHRWLRGCVRDACAEQRTDSSTNGKKAEG; encoded by the coding sequence GTGGAAAACTTCGGAGCGGGCCTCATTGCTCGCGTCGGCGAGGAAGCGCCCGGCGTGCGGCTCTGCTTCGTGCAGAAGCCGGACAAAGAGAGCGCGTCACTTCGCGACGGGACCGTCGATCTGGAAACAGGCGTTGTCGGGGAGACGACCGGTCCGGAGGTGCGTGCGCAGGCATTGTTCCGAGACCGTTTCATTGGCGTCGTGCGAAAGGGGCACCCGCTGAGCCGGGGCGAGATCACTCTCTCCCGTTATGTGACCGGCAGGCACATCTGCGTCTCGCGGCGGGGGCTCGACCGGGGACCGATTGATGACGCCTTGAAACCGTTCGGGCTGCAACGGGAGATCGTCACGATCGTGGGTGGTTTTTCGACCGCGCTGGCGATTGCTCGGGCCTCCGATCTGATCGCCACTGTTCCCGAACGACACACCGGAAACCTGCACGCCGGAATGCATCGTTTTCCCCTTCCGGTCTCCACGCCGGAGATCACGGTTTCATTGCTCTGGCACCCACGGCTGGATGCCGATCCTGCGCATCGCTGGCTGCGCGGGTGCGTTCGGGACGCTTGCGCGGAGCAACGTACCGATTCATCGACAAACGGAAAAAAGGCTGAAGGCTGA
- a CDS encoding TMEM165/GDT1 family protein: MQTLIMIFVTVFLAELENKTQLATILYAADQNANKTAIFIAAAGALVLSTGTGWCRLSTHNGA, encoded by the coding sequence ATGCAGACACTGATCATGATTTTCGTGACGGTCTTTCTGGCCGAATTAGAGAATAAGACACAACTCGCGACGATTCTCTATGCGGCCGATCAGAATGCAAACAAAACCGCGATTTTCATCGCCGCGGCGGGAGCGCTCGTACTCAGCACCGGCACTGGATGGTGTCGCTTATCCACCCACAATGGGGCCTGA
- a CDS encoding tetratricopeptide repeat protein, whose protein sequence is MFQRVLRTILRFGLFSGRCKAAALFCSCMVLASCASSLHTRGLEATVWEDHAEAARFYLEHLKDHPDDLRARNDLGVSYLRSAQYDLAFLEFQKVLAADPRYVRAYYNIALVYNFKGLLDEEFNAYQKALEIDPGHLPTRLNLAHLYIERGETTKAKEIYEAVLHAHPNQPRALYNLALLYDQEGKGKEAVALLERFLGQQRDPQWREEAEEHLTRLKQFSSAP, encoded by the coding sequence ATGTTTCAGCGCGTGCTTCGAACAATATTACGATTCGGACTCTTTTCCGGGAGATGCAAAGCCGCCGCTTTGTTTTGCTCATGTATGGTTCTCGCCTCGTGCGCTTCCAGTCTACATACGCGGGGACTGGAGGCGACCGTATGGGAAGATCATGCCGAGGCGGCTCGCTTTTACCTGGAACATTTGAAAGACCACCCGGACGATCTCCGCGCCAGAAACGATCTCGGGGTCTCCTATCTTCGGAGCGCGCAGTATGATCTCGCCTTTCTGGAATTTCAGAAGGTTCTCGCCGCCGATCCCCGGTATGTCCGGGCTTATTACAACATTGCATTAGTCTATAATTTCAAAGGTCTCCTCGACGAGGAGTTCAATGCCTATCAGAAGGCCTTGGAAATCGACCCAGGTCACCTTCCCACCCGATTAAACCTTGCCCATCTGTATATCGAACGGGGAGAGACCACAAAGGCAAAAGAGATTTATGAAGCAGTCCTCCACGCACATCCGAATCAGCCGCGTGCCCTCTACAACCTCGCCTTGCTCTATGATCAGGAAGGAAAGGGAAAGGAAGCCGTGGCGTTGCTTGAGCGATTTCTAGGCCAGCAGCGGGATCCTCAATGGAGAGAAGAGGCCGAGGAACATCTTACACGGTTAAAGCAGTTCTCCTCCGCCCCATAG
- a CDS encoding ATP-binding protein has product MAIKKKRSFNLLRRFALLSFLSIGLITAVSSFLLSNFLTHNMLQRDAVVTMEFVQTIAQAENTRSYFETDDPGKTKTVFEAFFKQIATMPEVVRANVYNSNGSILWSDDDRFIGHRFSPNPQLETALSGKLAVTSGTSGKSSKPEHVFDQEVPFFAEIYIPIWNIRENKVVGVVEVYKVPLTLFHAIKQGNRLVWLSAGLGGLFLYASLFWIVRRAAQVIRRQQEQLVESETMAAIGEMASAVAHGIRNPLASIRSSAEVALEESPPFRATAEEIIHETDRIEDWIRELLVYSKPPSGNPASIQINGLIQSTLDSLDREIKKRNVKLTQKLDPSSHLVHADEGLMRHVIISLIANSLDAMPDGGELTVSSRIEKSDGRVEVVIKDTGCGIPIEQMGKIFKPFYTTKSKGMGVGLSLAKRIIERHGGTLRLESEAAVGTTVFMHIPLAG; this is encoded by the coding sequence ATGGCGATTAAAAAAAAACGTTCATTTAATCTGCTCCGCCGGTTCGCGCTTCTGAGTTTCCTCTCCATCGGACTGATCACAGCCGTCTCTTCTTTTCTCCTCTCGAACTTTCTTACGCACAACATGCTCCAGCGCGACGCCGTCGTAACGATGGAGTTTGTCCAGACCATCGCGCAAGCGGAGAACACACGGAGCTATTTCGAGACGGATGATCCCGGAAAAACGAAAACCGTTTTCGAGGCCTTCTTCAAGCAGATTGCGACCATGCCGGAGGTGGTCCGAGCGAATGTTTACAACAGCAACGGATCGATTCTCTGGTCGGATGACGATCGCTTCATCGGCCATCGTTTCAGCCCCAACCCCCAATTGGAGACGGCGCTTTCGGGAAAACTGGCCGTCACGAGCGGGACTTCCGGGAAATCATCAAAACCGGAGCACGTTTTCGATCAGGAGGTTCCCTTTTTCGCCGAGATTTATATCCCTATTTGGAACATCAGGGAGAACAAAGTCGTCGGCGTGGTAGAAGTTTACAAAGTTCCGCTCACCCTCTTTCATGCCATCAAACAGGGAAACCGGCTGGTCTGGTTGAGCGCCGGTTTAGGAGGCCTCTTTCTCTATGCCTCTCTTTTTTGGATCGTCCGCCGCGCGGCGCAAGTCATTCGGCGTCAGCAGGAGCAGCTCGTCGAATCCGAAACGATGGCCGCCATCGGAGAGATGGCTTCGGCCGTGGCCCACGGCATCCGGAATCCGCTCGCCTCCATCCGCTCCTCCGCGGAGGTGGCGCTGGAAGAGAGCCCCCCCTTTCGCGCCACCGCCGAGGAGATCATTCATGAGACAGACCGCATTGAGGATTGGATCCGAGAACTGCTCGTCTATTCCAAGCCGCCGAGCGGAAATCCCGCCTCCATTCAAATCAACGGCCTGATCCAATCGACGCTCGACTCCCTTGATCGGGAGATAAAAAAAAGGAACGTGAAGCTGACGCAAAAGCTGGATCCGTCTTCTCACCTCGTCCATGCGGATGAGGGATTGATGCGCCACGTCATCATCAGCCTGATCGCCAATTCACTCGATGCTATGCCGGACGGGGGGGAGCTGACCGTGTCGAGCCGAATCGAGAAAAGTGACGGCCGGGTGGAGGTCGTGATTAAAGATACCGGGTGCGGCATCCCGATCGAGCAGATGGGCAAGATTTTTAAGCCCTTTTATACGACGAAATCAAAGGGGATGGGGGTTGGACTCTCACTGGCCAAACGGATCATCGAGCGGCACGGCGGAACCCTGCGGCTGGAAAGCGAAGCGGCGGTTGGAACCACGGTTTTTATGCACATTCCATTAGCGGGGTAG
- a CDS encoding ATP-binding protein translates to MKRPIFRSRLFFKFIIPYIFLIVLVFSLSGWLFFSSASEALDAELSRRLIGVADLTSRTVNPAFILRIQPGDEDTSLYRLILGELEKIREAAQVKDIHLFNRQNRVIVDLDGTQAIGEEDLLLQIDAYELGQVWRGQAVSSILYRGRDGRFYKAGYAPFKDEQGAIIAGVGVEVGVDFMQIMDRVRRQFIGITLASGGLILLISFLISQSIIRPIQTLTSATEELGNEEGYPRVDLNRNDELGDLGKHFNRMIDQIRTKDALLRRMYDEERTRAEVLEGYSQTLLKSIPSGVLGVNLKGEITSCNPAAEKILGLSSSSLLDRPVQEALGVCAPLEKIIMTAVTTGREAAWEESPVEDPSGGKRWIGAMASPIKNGGGREIGATAVFADLTEVKNLQEEIALKRQMAILGELSAGMAHEIRNPLAAIQALGELLSRKVKGMAGRDEQDHVPSGEGDLEELSRDLVAEIRHLNRFVTEFLIYARMPLLRIEKSDLREIVDAALSLAAPSGRPERVAVRNNIPPSFPEVPVDPIEFRRVLLNLIQNAFQAMGEEGELGIDAEIVHRHLVLRVSDTGPGISSAHRDKVFRPFFTTKQGGTGLGLAISERIIRGHGGSLSFETGEGKGTTFIVQIPLQEPIETPTLIS, encoded by the coding sequence ATGAAGCGGCCGATTTTCCGCAGCCGGCTCTTTTTTAAGTTCATCATCCCTTATATTTTTTTAATCGTGCTCGTTTTCTCCCTCAGCGGATGGCTTTTCTTCTCCTCTGCAAGCGAGGCACTCGACGCGGAATTGTCCCGACGCTTGATCGGGGTGGCTGATTTGACTTCGAGAACGGTGAATCCCGCTTTCATTTTGAGAATTCAGCCCGGGGATGAAGACACCTCTCTTTATCGGCTGATCCTGGGGGAACTGGAAAAGATTCGAGAGGCCGCTCAGGTGAAAGACATCCATCTTTTTAATCGTCAAAACAGGGTCATCGTCGATTTAGATGGAACGCAAGCGATCGGAGAAGAGGATCTGCTCCTCCAGATCGACGCCTATGAGCTTGGTCAGGTATGGCGCGGACAGGCGGTCTCGTCCATTCTCTACCGGGGACGAGACGGGCGGTTTTATAAAGCCGGTTATGCCCCCTTCAAGGATGAACAGGGAGCGATCATTGCGGGAGTCGGGGTCGAAGTGGGGGTCGATTTCATGCAGATCATGGATCGGGTCCGCCGCCAGTTCATCGGAATCACCCTTGCCAGCGGAGGTTTGATCCTCCTGATCAGTTTTCTGATCTCCCAATCGATCATCCGTCCGATACAGACGCTGACTTCCGCGACCGAGGAGCTTGGAAATGAGGAGGGCTACCCGAGGGTCGATTTAAATCGAAACGACGAGCTGGGCGACCTCGGAAAACATTTTAACCGGATGATTGATCAGATCCGGACAAAAGACGCATTGCTCCGTCGAATGTACGACGAAGAACGGACCCGCGCGGAGGTCCTTGAAGGATACAGCCAAACACTCCTGAAAAGCATCCCGAGCGGGGTCTTGGGGGTGAACCTGAAAGGAGAGATCACTTCGTGTAATCCGGCCGCCGAGAAGATACTCGGCCTCTCCTCATCGAGCCTGCTTGATCGGCCGGTTCAGGAGGCCCTCGGCGTCTGCGCTCCTTTGGAGAAAATCATCATGACCGCGGTGACCACCGGAAGGGAGGCGGCCTGGGAAGAATCCCCGGTCGAAGATCCATCCGGGGGGAAACGTTGGATCGGTGCGATGGCTTCGCCGATTAAAAATGGGGGAGGAAGAGAAATCGGCGCCACCGCGGTTTTTGCCGATCTCACGGAGGTGAAAAACCTGCAAGAGGAGATCGCGTTAAAGCGGCAGATGGCGATTCTCGGCGAGCTCTCGGCGGGGATGGCGCATGAGATCCGAAACCCGCTCGCCGCGATTCAGGCGCTCGGCGAGCTGCTCAGCCGAAAGGTGAAGGGGATGGCGGGTCGCGATGAGCAAGACCATGTTCCGTCCGGTGAGGGAGACCTTGAGGAATTGAGCCGGGATCTGGTCGCCGAGATCAGGCATCTGAACCGCTTCGTCACCGAATTTCTGATTTATGCGCGAATGCCGCTGCTTCGTATTGAAAAGAGCGATCTTCGGGAGATTGTCGATGCGGCCCTCTCGCTGGCCGCGCCGTCCGGAAGGCCGGAGCGGGTCGCCGTCCGGAATAACATTCCCCCTTCCTTCCCCGAAGTGCCGGTCGATCCGATTGAGTTCCGGCGGGTCCTCCTTAATTTAATCCAGAACGCATTCCAGGCGATGGGGGAAGAGGGGGAGCTCGGCATTGATGCCGAAATTGTACATCGGCATCTCGTGCTGCGCGTCTCGGATACCGGCCCCGGGATTTCATCGGCGCACCGGGATAAAGTCTTTCGTCCTTTTTTTACGACAAAGCAGGGGGGAACGGGGCTGGGCCTCGCGATTTCAGAGCGGATCATCCGCGGGCACGGCGGAAGCCTGAGCTTTGAAACCGGCGAAGGGAAGGGGACGACCTTCATCGTTCAAATCCCTCTGCAGGAACCGATAGAAACACCCACCCTGATTTCATAG